The proteins below come from a single Afipia felis ATCC 53690 genomic window:
- a CDS encoding pentapeptide MXKDX repeat protein: MTISKNVVFLPALALLAGIVLTPAAFAQETTKHDTMKPDTMKSDAMKGDAMKNDAMKGGAVKGDAMKGDAMKHDTMKSNGTKAAH, from the coding sequence ATGACCATCAGCAAAAACGTCGTTTTCCTGCCGGCCCTCGCCCTACTGGCCGGCATTGTCCTGACACCGGCGGCGTTCGCACAGGAGACGACGAAGCATGACACCATGAAGCCCGATACGATGAAGTCGGACGCCATGAAAGGCGATGCGATGAAGAACGACGCCATGAAGGGCGGCGCCGTGAAGGGTGACGCTATGAAGGGTGATGCGATGAAGCATGACACCATGAAATCCAACGGAACGAAGGCCGCTCATTAA
- a CDS encoding Hsp20 family protein has protein sequence MRTFDLTPFYRSTVGFDRLFSLLDQASGDGASGYPPYNIERTGENDFRITVAVSGFSQNDISIVAKENTLTIKGEKVANENSKNELLYRGIASRAFERTFQLADFVQVKNASLENGLLHVDLVREIPEAAKPRQIPITTVNAAPKPVEAKPVETGGKQAA, from the coding sequence ATGCGTACCTTTGATCTCACCCCGTTCTATCGTTCCACCGTCGGTTTCGACCGCCTTTTCTCGCTGCTCGACCAGGCGTCGGGCGACGGCGCGTCAGGCTATCCGCCCTACAACATCGAGCGGACTGGCGAGAACGACTTCCGAATTACGGTCGCCGTCTCCGGCTTCTCGCAGAATGACATCTCCATCGTCGCGAAGGAAAACACGCTGACGATCAAGGGCGAGAAGGTCGCGAACGAGAACAGCAAGAACGAACTGCTCTATCGCGGCATCGCCTCGCGCGCCTTCGAGCGCACCTTCCAGCTTGCCGATTTCGTGCAGGTGAAGAACGCTTCGCTCGAGAACGGCCTGCTCCATGTCGATCTCGTTCGCGAGATCCCGGAAGCCGCCAAACCGCGCCAGATTCCGATCACGACCGTCAACGCCGCGCCGAAACCGGTCGAGGCGAAACCCGTCGAGACCGGCGGCAAACAGGCCGCCTGA
- a CDS encoding sulfite exporter TauE/SafE family protein — MFDPILFAIALVFMVAGFVKGVIGMALPTIVIGLLSTSMSTAHAIALVIVPAILTNIWQTFNGPYLADILRRLWPLLLCTCLGVWSGTGFLSGPYAPYGTILLGILLVVYSIIALMRAQFYLPKGKETWIGVVCGYTSGLIAAATGMQAIPTMPYLQAIGMERDEFIQALGVFFTTSTVAMLFNLTHSGILTWELAIPSTLGLVTSLIGMYLGQLLRQRLPAETFRRCFLVSMILLGGYLAVDKIMKLHLL; from the coding sequence ATGTTCGACCCGATTCTCTTCGCCATCGCTCTCGTTTTCATGGTTGCCGGATTCGTCAAAGGCGTGATCGGCATGGCTTTGCCGACCATCGTGATCGGCCTGCTCTCGACCAGCATGTCGACCGCGCACGCCATCGCCCTCGTCATCGTTCCGGCGATCCTCACCAACATCTGGCAGACCTTCAACGGGCCCTATCTGGCCGACATTCTCAGGCGGCTATGGCCGCTGCTGCTATGCACCTGTCTCGGCGTCTGGTCGGGCACGGGATTTCTCTCCGGTCCCTATGCGCCTTACGGCACGATCCTGCTCGGCATCCTGCTCGTGGTCTATTCCATCATCGCGCTGATGCGCGCCCAATTCTATCTGCCGAAGGGAAAGGAGACGTGGATCGGAGTCGTTTGCGGCTACACGTCAGGGCTGATCGCGGCCGCCACCGGCATGCAGGCGATCCCGACGATGCCCTACCTCCAGGCCATTGGCATGGAGCGCGACGAATTCATCCAGGCGCTCGGCGTGTTCTTCACCACCTCCACCGTGGCGATGCTGTTCAATCTCACGCATAGCGGCATTCTCACATGGGAGCTGGCCATCCCCTCGACGCTTGGCCTCGTGACCTCGCTGATCGGCATGTATCTCGGCCAGTTGCTGCGCCAGCGCCTGCCCGCCGAAACCTTCCGGCGCTGCTTCCTGGTTTCGATGATCCTGTTGGGCGGCTACCTCGCCGTCGACAAGATCATGAAGCTGCATCTGCTGTGA
- a CDS encoding sigma-70 family RNA polymerase sigma factor — MSENNFLAERFEANRAHLRAVAYRMLGSRSEAEDAVQEAWLRLGRTDGGGIDNLGGWLTTVVARICLDMLRTRKSRREEQLGPHVPEPAADNENGEEEVADSVGAALLIVLDTLTPAERLAFVLHDMFAVPFEDIAPIVGRQPAAARQLASRARRRVQGASAKSDGEMPEADLSRQRVIVDAFLAASKNGDFEALLSVLDPEVVFRSDAVAVKMGGAAELRGAEAVANTFKGRAQAAQPAVVDGAMAIAVVFGGRLRLILELQIVGDRIAAIQAVADPDRLQGFDVAMLNT; from the coding sequence ATGAGCGAAAATAATTTTCTGGCGGAGAGGTTCGAGGCCAACCGGGCGCATCTGCGTGCCGTTGCCTACCGGATGCTCGGTTCGCGCAGCGAGGCGGAGGATGCGGTGCAGGAAGCCTGGCTGCGGCTCGGCCGTACCGATGGCGGCGGCATCGACAATCTCGGCGGCTGGCTCACGACCGTGGTCGCGCGAATCTGTCTCGACATGCTGCGCACGCGCAAGTCGCGACGGGAGGAACAACTCGGCCCGCATGTGCCAGAGCCTGCCGCCGACAACGAAAACGGCGAAGAGGAAGTTGCCGATTCCGTCGGCGCGGCGCTGTTGATCGTGCTTGATACGCTGACGCCCGCCGAGCGGCTGGCCTTCGTGCTGCATGACATGTTCGCAGTGCCGTTCGAGGACATCGCTCCGATTGTCGGGCGTCAGCCTGCCGCCGCAAGACAATTGGCGAGTCGCGCCCGCCGCCGCGTGCAGGGTGCCTCCGCGAAATCCGATGGTGAAATGCCTGAGGCCGATCTCAGCCGCCAGCGCGTGATTGTCGATGCGTTTCTCGCGGCGTCCAAGAATGGCGACTTCGAAGCGCTGTTGTCCGTGCTCGATCCGGAGGTCGTGTTCAGGTCGGATGCGGTGGCGGTGAAAATGGGCGGCGCGGCCGAGCTGCGTGGCGCGGAGGCGGTGGCCAACACCTTCAAGGGACGCGCGCAGGCGGCGCAGCCCGCGGTGGTCGATGGCGCGATGGCGATTGCCGTGGTGTTCGGTGGACGGCTTCGGCTCATACTGGAGCTTCAGATCGTGGGCGATCGTATCGCAGCCATTCAGGCCGTTGCCGATCCAGACCGGCTGCAGGGTTTCGACGTGGCGATGCTCAACACATAA
- a CDS encoding LysR family transcriptional regulator gives MRPFDLVDLNLFVAVAEAGNITRAASRVGLALASASARIRHLEEALGVALLERQRLGVRLTPAGEKLLDHARLVLHQVAEMRSEAASYTGGVKGHIHILSNTSATSEHLPCMLAAFLAKHPAISIDVEERKSPDIALALVSGVGDIGIAAESVMGEGLDHFRFCDDRLVLICARADELARRRQVGFSEIADRPFVGLSEVSALQDHLAAHAARLGRRLNMRARIKTFDAVGRLVEAGVGVAVIPEIAARRCTERMKLKAVRIRDPWAERQLAVATRAGHALPKAARQLVDYLKMVAKA, from the coding sequence GTGCGGCCGTTCGATCTCGTCGACCTCAATTTGTTCGTCGCGGTGGCCGAGGCGGGCAACATCACCCGCGCCGCGAGCCGCGTGGGCCTCGCGCTTGCTTCCGCCAGCGCACGGATCAGGCATCTGGAGGAGGCGCTCGGCGTCGCGCTGCTGGAGCGGCAGCGGCTTGGCGTCAGGCTGACGCCGGCCGGCGAAAAGCTGCTCGATCATGCGCGGCTGGTGCTGCATCAGGTCGCCGAGATGCGCAGCGAAGCAGCCTCTTATACCGGCGGCGTGAAGGGGCACATCCACATCCTGTCCAACACGTCGGCGACCAGCGAACATCTGCCGTGTATGCTGGCGGCGTTTCTGGCCAAGCATCCCGCGATCAGCATCGATGTCGAGGAACGCAAGAGCCCGGACATCGCGCTCGCGCTGGTCTCGGGCGTCGGCGATATCGGCATCGCGGCCGAAAGCGTGATGGGCGAGGGGCTCGATCATTTCCGCTTCTGCGACGACCGGCTGGTGCTGATCTGCGCGCGCGCGGATGAACTGGCGCGACGACGACAAGTCGGCTTCTCCGAGATTGCGGATCGTCCCTTTGTCGGTCTCTCGGAAGTCTCGGCGTTGCAGGATCACCTTGCCGCTCATGCCGCGCGGCTCGGGCGCAGGCTCAATATGCGCGCGCGGATCAAAACATTTGATGCGGTCGGGCGGCTGGTGGAAGCGGGCGTCGGCGTTGCGGTCATTCCGGAGATCGCCGCGCGACGCTGCACCGAGAGGATGAAGCTCAAGGCGGTGCGGATCAGGGATCCGTGGGCCGAACGGCAATTGGCGGTCGCGACGCGGGCAGGGCACGCTCTGCCGAAGGCGGCGCGTCAGCTTGTCGATTATCTCAAGATGGTCGCGAAGGCGTAA
- a CDS encoding NrsF family protein codes for MTDNLIDRLTADLKPIAPQAMHALFLRHAGVGITVAAAITLLLLGPRHDLALATTTLAFWCKLGYAVSLIAILVRALPALSRPLQAQLPWPAIALPVLGLAGIAALQWSITTPDQREMLAWGTTALVCPWLIVLISLPLLASLLATMRKLAPANPSLAGLAAGLTSGATAVFIYSFHCPEPGVLFIVLWYTLGVLGAGLLGMISGRLWLRW; via the coding sequence ATGACAGATAACCTGATCGACAGGCTGACTGCCGATCTGAAGCCAATTGCGCCGCAGGCGATGCACGCGCTGTTTCTGCGCCATGCCGGGGTTGGCATTACCGTCGCGGCAGCTATCACTTTATTATTGCTCGGTCCCCGTCACGACCTGGCGCTGGCGACGACGACATTGGCATTCTGGTGCAAGCTTGGATACGCGGTCTCGTTGATCGCCATTCTGGTCCGTGCCCTCCCGGCCTTATCGCGTCCATTGCAGGCCCAATTGCCATGGCCTGCAATAGCCCTTCCTGTCTTGGGCCTTGCTGGCATCGCAGCACTTCAATGGAGCATTACCACTCCTGATCAACGAGAGATGTTGGCCTGGGGCACGACAGCCTTAGTATGCCCGTGGCTGATCGTCCTTATTTCTCTGCCGCTACTGGCCTCGCTTCTCGCAACGATGCGCAAGCTGGCACCCGCTAACCCATCGCTTGCCGGACTTGCTGCAGGCCTTACCTCGGGCGCGACCGCCGTATTCATCTACTCATTTCATTGTCCGGAGCCCGGCGTTCTCTTCATCGTGCTCTGGTACACGCTTGGCGTTCTGGGCGCAGGGCTTTTGGGTATGATTAGCGGACGGTTGTGGTTGCGCTGGTAA
- a CDS encoding sigma-70 family RNA polymerase sigma factor — protein MLLALEGEEAPYRALLNKLSRFLKSYFARRIYGSALSEVEDLVQETLLAVHLRRITYDRDLELLPWVNGIAHHKLIDHLRRQRRRATSPLDDDLPAACETDAAEARVDVDRMLDGVSGRTAKLIRKVKIEGQSVDHAARASGLSGSAVKVAIHRGLASLAHRFGGKEDDR, from the coding sequence ATGCTGCTGGCACTGGAGGGCGAGGAAGCGCCTTACAGGGCGCTTCTCAACAAACTGTCACGATTTCTGAAATCTTACTTCGCGCGGCGCATCTATGGCAGCGCGCTCTCTGAAGTTGAGGATCTTGTGCAGGAAACGCTCCTGGCCGTTCACCTGCGGCGGATAACTTATGATCGAGATCTGGAATTGCTGCCGTGGGTAAATGGCATAGCGCATCATAAACTGATCGATCACCTGCGCCGCCAGCGCCGTCGCGCCACCAGCCCTCTCGATGATGATCTTCCCGCGGCCTGCGAAACGGACGCGGCGGAGGCGCGCGTAGACGTCGATCGCATGCTCGACGGCGTTTCCGGACGAACGGCCAAGCTGATCCGCAAGGTCAAGATAGAAGGCCAGTCGGTCGACCATGCCGCGCGCGCAAGCGGCTTGAGCGGGAGCGCCGTCAAAGTGGCTATCCACCGCGGACTGGCGTCACTCGCCCATCGGTTTGGAGGCAAGGAAGATGACAGATAA
- a CDS encoding alpha/beta fold hydrolase: protein MTLVSIPANPVPEDVVSGTIKARDGVELRFARWAPPAGRKGTVCVFTGRGECIEKYFETVRDLRARGFAVAMIDWRGQGHSARQLSDPRKGYVRNFRDYEADVAAFVQQVVMPDCPPPYFALAHSMGGAVLLRVLHGGSRWFDRIVMTAPMIDLPGRTTGWPIRTLIRTMRFAGMGGNYIPGGSDKLVGTGPFADNPVTSDPVRYARNAGILEEDPTLGIAAPTVGWTDAAFRTILGFRATTYPSRIRQPLLLLAAGHDTVVSTAAIEEFAYHLRTGSHLVIAGSRHEILQEQDRYRAQFWAAFDAFVPGTPLF, encoded by the coding sequence ATGACGCTGGTTTCGATTCCCGCCAATCCGGTTCCGGAAGACGTCGTGTCCGGCACGATCAAGGCCCGCGACGGCGTGGAGTTGCGCTTCGCGCGATGGGCGCCGCCCGCCGGGCGCAAGGGCACCGTCTGCGTGTTCACCGGGCGCGGCGAATGCATCGAGAAATATTTCGAGACGGTGCGAGATTTGCGCGCGCGCGGGTTTGCGGTCGCGATGATCGACTGGCGCGGGCAGGGCCATTCGGCGCGGCAGTTGAGCGATCCGCGCAAAGGCTATGTCCGCAACTTCAGGGATTACGAGGCGGATGTTGCAGCCTTCGTGCAGCAGGTGGTGATGCCGGATTGCCCGCCGCCTTACTTCGCGCTGGCGCATTCGATGGGCGGCGCGGTGCTGCTGCGCGTGCTGCATGGCGGCTCGCGCTGGTTTGATCGCATCGTGATGACGGCGCCGATGATCGACCTGCCGGGCCGCACGACCGGCTGGCCGATCCGCACGCTGATCCGCACCATGCGTTTCGCCGGCATGGGCGGAAACTACATTCCCGGCGGCAGCGACAAACTCGTCGGCACCGGGCCGTTCGCGGACAATCCGGTGACGAGCGACCCGGTGCGCTACGCGCGCAACGCCGGGATATTGGAAGAAGACCCGACGCTGGGCATCGCCGCGCCGACGGTCGGCTGGACCGATGCGGCGTTCCGCACCATCCTTGGTTTTCGCGCCACGACCTATCCCTCACGCATCCGCCAGCCGCTGCTGCTGCTTGCGGCGGGGCATGACACGGTGGTTTCGACGGCTGCGATCGAGGAGTTCGCCTATCATCTGCGGACGGGATCGCATCTCGTCATCGCAGGCTCGAGGCACGAAATCCTGCAGGAGCAGGACCGCTACCGCGCGCAGTTCTGGGCGGCGTTCGACGCTTTCGTTCCCGGCACGCCGCTGTTTTGA
- a CDS encoding molybdopterin-binding protein, translating into MAKVLINRRKFLTAASIGASGFLLGGCDAFDDHLGVGNGLRSFLEGANSLTHRAQRLLTRDALAPEFSESDIRQPMRPNGVTAPDDDTYKSLLSNAFADWRLEVTGLVEKPLSLSLRQLQAMPARTQITRHDCVEGWSCIAKWTGTPLVLVLDQAKVKPEARYVVFHCLDTMDRDQSGDIKYYGSIDLIDARHPQTILAYGLNGKPLPVENGAPLRARVERQLGYKMPKYLARIELVSSFAMIGGGRGGYGEDSGYDWYGGI; encoded by the coding sequence ATGGCAAAAGTCCTCATCAACCGCCGCAAATTCCTTACCGCAGCCAGCATCGGCGCTTCCGGTTTTCTGCTTGGTGGCTGCGATGCCTTCGACGACCATCTTGGCGTCGGCAACGGATTGCGTTCGTTCCTCGAAGGAGCGAACAGCCTCACGCATCGCGCCCAGCGCCTGCTGACGCGCGACGCCTTGGCGCCGGAATTTTCCGAAAGCGACATCCGGCAACCAATGCGGCCGAACGGCGTCACCGCGCCGGACGACGATACGTACAAGTCTCTGCTGTCTAATGCCTTCGCCGATTGGCGATTGGAAGTGACGGGACTGGTGGAGAAGCCGTTATCGCTGAGCCTCCGTCAGCTTCAGGCCATGCCCGCTCGCACTCAGATCACTCGCCACGATTGTGTGGAAGGCTGGAGTTGTATTGCCAAATGGACCGGTACGCCACTGGTGTTGGTGCTCGATCAGGCAAAGGTGAAGCCTGAGGCCCGTTATGTCGTGTTTCATTGTCTCGACACGATGGACCGTGACCAATCAGGAGACATCAAATATTACGGCTCCATCGATCTGATCGATGCTCGTCATCCTCAAACCATCCTGGCTTATGGGCTGAACGGCAAACCGCTGCCGGTCGAGAACGGTGCGCCGCTGCGTGCGCGCGTTGAACGTCAACTTGGCTACAAGATGCCGAAGTACCTCGCGAGGATCGAACTGGTATCTTCTTTCGCGATGATCGGGGGTGGCCGTGGCGGCTATGGGGAAGACAGTGGCTACGACTGGTATGGCGGTATCTGA
- the hisN gene encoding histidinol-phosphatase translates to MTVIDFTAFIERLASASGDTILPFFRTSLGIDNKNTGRDLDPVTEADRGAEAVMRRMIKDSFPQHGIIGEEFGIERPDAEYVWVLDPIDGTKSFISGMPIWGTLIALTHRGQPAYGMMHQPYIGERFSGDNGAALYQGRNGKRRLSTRRCASLAEATLFTTSPRLMNDADRAQFGKIEQEVQLSRYGGDCYSYCMLASGHLDIVIETELKPHDVAALIPIVHGAGGIMTTWEGESAEKGGRIVASGDKRLHDSVLKMLQA, encoded by the coding sequence GTGACGGTCATCGATTTCACTGCCTTCATCGAACGTCTGGCTTCCGCCTCCGGCGACACCATCCTGCCGTTCTTCCGCACCTCGCTCGGTATCGACAATAAGAATACCGGGCGCGACCTCGATCCCGTCACCGAAGCCGACCGCGGCGCCGAGGCGGTGATGCGGCGGATGATCAAGGACAGCTTTCCCCAGCACGGCATCATCGGCGAGGAATTCGGGATCGAACGTCCTGATGCCGAATATGTCTGGGTGCTGGATCCGATCGACGGCACCAAATCGTTCATTTCCGGCATGCCGATCTGGGGCACGCTGATCGCGCTCACCCACCGCGGCCAGCCCGCCTACGGCATGATGCACCAGCCCTATATCGGCGAGCGATTTTCCGGCGACAACGGCGCGGCGCTCTATCAGGGCCGCAATGGAAAACGCAGACTTTCCACCCGCCGCTGCGCTTCGCTCGCCGAAGCGACGCTGTTCACCACGAGCCCCCGCCTGATGAACGACGCCGACCGCGCGCAGTTCGGCAAGATTGAGCAGGAAGTGCAACTGTCGCGTTACGGCGGCGATTGCTACTCCTATTGCATGCTCGCCTCCGGCCATCTCGACATCGTCATCGAGACCGAACTGAAGCCGCACGACGTCGCGGCGCTGATCCCGATCGTGCATGGCGCGGGCGGCATCATGACCACATGGGAAGGCGAAAGCGCGGAGAAGGGCGGGCGCATCGTCGCCTCCGGCGACAAGCGACTGCACGATAGCGTGCTGAAAATGCTGCAGGCGTGA
- a CDS encoding tyrosine-type recombinase/integrase, giving the protein MASIRKHRGKWQVRVRRDGVAVSKSFLVKKDAELWARDTELKADRAELPPNIKQLARITLAELVIRYRDEVTPSKKTAASEIVVLNAFLRHDICKKRLSDLTVGDFSRYRDERLKEVKVNTLRRQLNPIQNMFKIAYKEWALPIPVNPVQAMGLKNEDDARERRIEDEEWERLIAAVEAARNPLIEPMMRLGRETGMRRSEMLRIIERHVSLKRRELFVPPGKNNKARTIVLTQEAVNILSRLIGESDKDGRLFPMTIQAAKCAWRRVRARAGLDGHNLRFHDIRHEAISRFFEIGLSMPEVASQSGHKDARMLLRYGHAMRSRILSKLDQH; this is encoded by the coding sequence ATGGCTTCAATCCGCAAGCACCGCGGCAAATGGCAGGTGCGTGTCCGCCGCGATGGCGTGGCTGTCTCCAAGAGCTTTCTCGTCAAGAAGGACGCGGAGTTATGGGCAAGAGACACGGAACTGAAGGCCGACAGGGCTGAACTGCCTCCAAATATCAAGCAGCTTGCTAGGATCACTCTGGCCGAACTGGTGATCCGATATCGCGACGAGGTTACTCCGAGCAAGAAAACCGCAGCGTCGGAGATCGTCGTGCTCAATGCCTTCCTGCGTCACGACATTTGTAAAAAGCGGCTGTCGGATCTGACCGTGGGTGATTTCAGCCGCTATCGCGATGAGCGCTTGAAAGAGGTCAAGGTCAATACGCTGCGTCGGCAGCTCAATCCGATCCAGAACATGTTCAAGATTGCTTACAAGGAGTGGGCTTTGCCCATACCGGTCAATCCCGTGCAAGCCATGGGGTTGAAAAACGAGGACGATGCGCGAGAGCGGCGCATAGAAGACGAGGAATGGGAACGTTTGATTGCAGCAGTGGAGGCCGCTCGTAATCCGCTGATCGAGCCTATGATGAGACTGGGCAGGGAAACGGGAATGCGCCGGAGCGAGATGCTACGGATTATCGAGCGGCATGTGAGTCTCAAGCGTCGCGAGTTGTTTGTCCCGCCCGGCAAGAACAACAAGGCGCGGACCATCGTTCTGACCCAAGAAGCAGTAAACATTCTTTCCAGACTGATTGGCGAGTCTGACAAGGATGGGCGGCTATTCCCGATGACCATACAGGCTGCCAAATGCGCTTGGCGGAGGGTGAGGGCACGAGCTGGGTTGGATGGCCACAACCTTCGCTTCCACGACATTCGGCATGAAGCTATCAGTCGGTTCTTTGAGATTGGTCTATCAATGCCAGAGGTGGCGAGCCAGAGTGGCCACAAGGATGCGAGGATGCTTCTACGATATGGCCATGCGATGCGATCGAGAATTCTGAGCAAGCTGGATCAGCATTGA
- a CDS encoding N-formylglutamate amidohydrolase encodes MIDEFDDAISPPFEIHEPETWRAPIIFNSPHSGSVYPAEFLAATRIDHDALRRSEDSFMDEIVGHLADEGFPVMRVHFPRCYVDVNREPYELDPRMFDDRLPSFANTRSMRVAGGLGTIPRVVGDGQEIYRERLAVDEALARIDLLYKPYHRALRRLATKAQQMFGYAIVADCHSMPSIGVSREDKRRPDVVLGDRYGTSCAGMLADAVEETFAALGYSVGRNKPYAGGFITEHYGNPASSLHTIQIELNRAIYMDERRRERGPQFRKVAADFSALAEALTALRFDSSGPFEAAAE; translated from the coding sequence ATGATCGACGAGTTTGACGACGCAATTTCCCCTCCGTTCGAAATTCACGAACCGGAGACGTGGCGCGCCCCGATCATCTTCAACTCGCCCCATTCGGGCTCGGTCTACCCGGCTGAATTCCTCGCCGCGACGCGCATCGACCATGATGCGCTGCGCCGGTCGGAGGATTCCTTCATGGACGAGATCGTCGGCCACCTCGCCGACGAGGGCTTTCCGGTCATGCGGGTGCATTTCCCGCGCTGCTATGTCGACGTCAACCGCGAACCCTATGAACTCGATCCCCGGATGTTCGACGACCGGCTGCCGAGCTTCGCAAACACCCGCTCGATGCGGGTCGCGGGCGGATTGGGCACCATTCCGCGCGTCGTCGGCGACGGGCAGGAAATCTACCGTGAACGCCTTGCGGTGGACGAGGCGCTGGCGCGGATCGACCTGCTCTACAAGCCTTATCACCGCGCGCTGCGGCGACTCGCGACCAAGGCGCAGCAGATGTTCGGCTACGCCATTGTCGCCGATTGCCACTCGATGCCTTCGATCGGCGTCTCGCGCGAAGACAAGCGCCGCCCCGATGTCGTGCTTGGCGATCGCTACGGCACATCCTGCGCAGGCATGCTCGCTGACGCGGTGGAAGAAACCTTCGCTGCACTCGGCTATAGCGTCGGCCGCAATAAGCCTTATGCCGGCGGCTTCATCACTGAGCATTACGGCAATCCCGCAAGCAGCCTGCACACGATCCAGATCGAGCTCAACCGCGCGATCTACATGGACGAGCGGCGGCGCGAACGCGGCCCGCAATTCCGGAAAGTCGCGGCCGACTTCTCTGCTCTTGCAGAAGCACTGACGGCGCTGCGCTTTGATTCCTCCGGCCCCTTCGAGGCGGCGGCGGAGTAA
- the cpdR gene encoding cell cycle two-component system response regulator CpdR, with product MNIQHKILLAEDDNDMRRFLVKALENAGFQVSSYDNGLSAYQRLREEPFEMLLTDIVMPEMDGIELARRASELDPDIKIMFITGFAAVALNSDSEAPKNAKVLAKPVHLRELVSEVNKMLAA from the coding sequence ATGAATATCCAGCATAAAATCCTCTTGGCCGAAGACGATAACGACATGCGCCGCTTTCTGGTGAAGGCCCTGGAGAACGCCGGGTTTCAGGTCTCGTCCTACGACAACGGGCTGTCAGCCTATCAGAGGTTGCGCGAAGAGCCCTTTGAAATGCTTCTAACCGATATCGTGATGCCGGAAATGGACGGCATCGAGCTCGCCCGCCGGGCGTCGGAGCTCGACCCTGACATCAAGATCATGTTCATCACCGGCTTCGCCGCGGTGGCGCTGAATTCCGATTCGGAGGCCCCGAAGAACGCCAAGGTATTGGCCAAGCCCGTGCATCTGCGCGAATTGGTGAGCGAAGTGAACAAGATGCTGGCGGCCTGA
- a CDS encoding cytochrome b/b6 domain-containing protein → MGRLIYRQSFWTRLTHWLWAFALFFMLLSGLQIFNARPQLYVGKESGFGYDNTILQIGAEDTKSGPRGFTRIFGHTFDTTGVLGWSGPAGRESARAFPSWATIPSYYDLGTARVIHFFFAWVLSATLLTWLLAGFINGHIRRDLIPRGTDIRNLPRDVAAHLRLKFHHAREYNTLQKLAYAGVLFLALPLMILTGLAMSPSMDSILPWLNEVLGGRQTARTIHFSVMVLLVLFFIVHMLMILAAGPINELRSIITGWYRADQPSGDGERST, encoded by the coding sequence ATGGGGCGGCTGATCTATCGTCAATCGTTCTGGACGCGGCTGACCCATTGGCTGTGGGCATTCGCATTATTCTTCATGCTTCTGTCGGGCCTGCAGATATTCAATGCCCGGCCACAACTCTATGTTGGCAAGGAATCCGGTTTTGGCTACGACAACACCATCCTCCAGATTGGGGCTGAAGACACCAAGAGCGGCCCGCGTGGCTTCACGAGAATCTTCGGCCACACCTTCGACACGACGGGCGTGCTCGGCTGGTCGGGACCGGCCGGTCGGGAAAGCGCCCGCGCATTTCCGTCGTGGGCGACGATCCCGTCGTATTATGATCTCGGCACGGCGCGGGTGATCCACTTTTTCTTCGCCTGGGTGTTGAGCGCAACGCTGCTGACATGGCTCCTGGCCGGTTTCATCAACGGCCATATTCGCCGCGATCTTATCCCTCGTGGCACTGATATCCGCAATCTGCCCCGCGATGTGGCCGCCCATTTGCGTCTGAAATTCCACCACGCGCGCGAGTACAATACGCTGCAAAAGCTTGCTTATGCCGGCGTTCTTTTTCTTGCCCTGCCGCTCATGATCCTCACCGGTCTTGCCATGTCGCCGTCGATGGATTCGATCTTGCCATGGCTCAACGAGGTGCTTGGCGGGCGGCAGACGGCGCGCACCATCCATTTCTCCGTGATGGTGCTTCTGGTGTTGTTCTTCATTGTTCATATGCTGATGATTCTGGCGGCGGGGCCAATCAATGAGCTGCGCTCGATCATCACCGGCTGGTATCGTGCCGACCAACCCAGCGGCGATGGGGAAAGGAGCACCTGA